From one Sesamum indicum cultivar Zhongzhi No. 13 linkage group LG13, S_indicum_v1.0, whole genome shotgun sequence genomic stretch:
- the LOC105176431 gene encoding signal recognition particle receptor subunit alpha homolog, whose product MLEQLLIFTRGGLILWTCKELGNALRGSPIDTLIRSCLLEERSGAASYNYDAPGAAYTLKWTFHNELGLVFVAVYQRILHLLYVDDLLSMVKQEFLDIYDPKRTLYNDFDDIFQQLKKEAEARAEEMKKSKQVGKPVNDNLGRKQGQVQSGSRDGGNKKKGGDDSGKDGGDGKKFKGRPLENGSVNNNHVGKGEAPSIVNVNGKENGASDTRAFDVNKLQKLRSKGGKETKTVVNKGSKEEPKKKITKKNRVWDDSPSESKLDFTDPVSENGEQNISVVAADHADQGESMMDKEEIISSDSETEEDEGKASKVNRGKKGWFSSMFQSIAGKASLEKSDLEPALKALKDRLMTKNVAEEIAEKLCESVAASLDGKRLASFTRISSTVQAAMEDALVCILTPRRSIDILRDVHTAKEQGKPYVVVFVGVNGVGKSTNLAKVAYWLLQHKINVMMAACDTFRSGAVEQLRTHARRLQIPIFEKGYEKDPAIVAKEAIQEASRNGSDVVLVDTAGRMQDNEPLMRALSKLIYVNNPDLVLFVGEALVGNDAVDQLSKFNQKLGDLSPSANPRLIDGILLTKFDTIDDKVGAALSMVYISGAPVMFVGCGQSYTDLKKLNVKSIVKTLLK is encoded by the exons ATGCTAGAGCAATTACTGATATTTACTAGAGGAGGTTTAATCCTCTGGACGTGCAAAGAGCTTGGAAATGCTCTTAGAGGCTCCCCCATTGACACCTTAATCAGGTCCTGCCTTTTGGAGGAACGATCAGGCGCAGCatcttataattatgatgCCCCAGGTGCTGCCTACACTCTTAAGTGGACATTCCATAATGAGCTTGGCCTCGTATTTGTTGCTGTATATCAGCGGATTCTCCATCTCTtgtatgttgatgatttgCTTTCTATGGTGAAGCAAGAGTTCTTGGACATTTATGATCCAAAGCGAACTTTGTACAATGATTTTGATGACATATTTCAGCAGCTCAAGAAGGAAGCTGAGGCTCGTGCGGAGGAAATGAAGAAATCAAAGCAGGTGGGCAAGCCTGTGAATGATAACCTTGGTAGGAAGCAAGGGCAGGTGCAAAGTGGTAGCAGAGATGGAGGCAATAAAAAGAAGGGTGGTGATGATTCTGGAAAGGATGGTGGAGATGGCAAGAAATTCAAAGGCCGCCCATTAGAAAATGGGAGTGTGAATAATAATCATGTTGGGAAAGGGGAAGCACCCTCAATAGTTAATGTTAATGGTAAAGAGAACGGGGCCTCTGATACTAGAGCTTTTGATGTAAATAAGCTGCAAAAACTTAGGTCTAAAGGTGGAAAAGAAACTAAAACTGTTGTTAACAAGGGTTCCAAGGAGGAgccaaagaaaaagataactaAAAAGAATAGAGTTTGGGATGATTCCCCTTCAGAGTCAAAGTTAGATTTTACTGATCCTGTGAGTGAGAATGGGGAACAGAACATATCAGTTGTAGCAGCAGATCACGCAGATCAAGGGGAGAGTATGATGGACAAAGAGGAGATCATCAGCAGTGATAGTGAAACCGAGGAGGACGAGGGGAAGGCTAGTAAGGTTAATAGAGGGAAGAAGGGATGGTTCTCATCCATGTTCCAGAG CATTGCCGGAAAGGCAAGTTTGGAGAAGTCTGACCTAGAACCAGCTCTTAAAGCTCTCAAAGACAGGCTTATGACCAAGAATGTG GCAGAGGAAATAGCTGAAAAACTTTGCGAATCGGTAGCTGCAAGTCTTGATGGCAAAAGGCTAGCGTCTTTCACAAGAATTTCCTCAACAGTGCAG GCTGCTATGGAAGATGCCCTTGTTTGCATATTGACTCCGAGACGCTCCATTGATATTCTGAGGGATGTTCATACTGCCAAGGAGCAAGGGAAACCATATGTTGTGGTTTTTGTTGGAGTTAATGGAGTTGGGAAATCCACGAATCTTGCTAAG GTTGCTTACTGGCTTCTGCAGCATAAGATCAACGTTATGATGGCTGCTTGCGACACATTCAGATCTGGAGCTGTTGAGCAGCTGCGTACTCATGCTCGTAGGCTCCAG ATCCCAATATTCGAGAAGGGTTATGAGAAGGATCCTGCAATAGTGGCAAAAGAAGCAATTCAGGAGGCCAGTCGAAATGGTTCTGATGTTGTTCTAGTAGACACAGCTGGAAGAATGCAG GATAATGAACCATTAATGCGAGCTCTGTCAAAGCTTATCTATGTTAACAACCCAGATCTTGTTCTGTTTGTTGGTGAGGCACTTGTGGGGAACGATGCTGTGGACCAATTGTCGAAATTTAATCAG AAACTGGGTGACCTCTCACCCTCAGCTAATCCCAGATTGATTGATGGAATCCTGCTGACTAAGTTTGATACCATCGATGATAAG GTCGGTGCTGCATTGTCCATGGTTTACATTTCTGGAGCACCTGTGATGTTTGTTGGATGTGGGCAGTCGTATACCGACTTGAAGAAGCTCAATGTCAAGTCCATCGTCAAGACTCTCCTCAAGTAG
- the LOC105176433 gene encoding homeobox-leucine zipper protein ATHB-6 yields MKRLSSSDSLGALMSICPNSTDEHNNPMYTREFQTMMEGLDEEGCVEESGHVSDKKRRLSVDQVKALEKNFEVENKLEPERKVKLAQELGLQPRQVAVWFQNRRARWKTKQLERDYGVLKANYDGLKLNFEKLQHDNEALLKEIGELKSKLNQDGNSESKVSDAEVKSKHETQLKENGTEISFETLNGDSNGGIPTRGVSVFGDFKDGSSDSDSSAILNEDNNNSPHQFLDIQNGSNSISFQFCSESKPGETTTAIAGLGEAHKNYHTQFVKIEEHNFFGEESCTSFFTDDQAPTLPWYCSDDWN; encoded by the exons ATGAAGAGACTCAGCAGTTCTGATTCCTTGGGTGCTCTCATGTCCATCTGTCCCAACTCTACAG ATGAGCATAACAATCCCATGTACACGAGGGAGTTTCAGACAATGATGGAGGGGTTGGATGAGGAAGGATGCGTAGAGGAATCAGGCCATGTTTCAGACAAGAAAAGGAGATTGAGCGTTGATCAAGTTAAGGCCTTGGAGAAGAATTTTGAGGTTGAGAATAAGCTTGAACCTGAGAGGAAAGTTAAGCTAGCTCAAGAACTTGGCCTGCAGCCTAGACAGGTGGCTGTTTGGTTCCAAAACCGCCGTGCACGGTGGAAGACAAAGCAATTGGAGAGGGATTATGGGGTTCTCAAAGCCAATTATGATGGCCTTAAACTCAACTTTGAAAAACTCCAACATGACAATGAAGCTTTACTCAAAGAG ATTGGAGAGCTGAAATCAAAGCTGAATCAAGATGGAAACAGTGAGAGCAAGGTGTCTGATGCTGAAGTGAAAAGCAAACATGAAACTCAACTCAAGGAAAATGGCACTGAGATCAGCTTTGAGACCTTGAATGGGGACAGCAATGGAGGAATTCCGACAAGGGGTGTCTCTGTTTTTGGTGATTTCAAAGATGGATCTTCTGACAGTGATTCAAGTGCAATCTTGAATGAGGATAACAACAACAGCCCACATCAGTTCTTGGACATCCAAAACGGATCAAATTCCATAAGTTTCCAGTTCTGTTCAGAGTCTAAACCAGGTGAAACAACAACAGCAATAGCTGGTTTAGGAGAAGCCCACAAGAACTACCACACACAGTTTGTGAAGATTGAAGAGCACAACTTCTTTGGTGAAGAATCATGCACTAGTTTCTTTACAGATGATCAAGCTCCCACACTTCCTTGGTACTGCTCTGATGACTGGAACTGA